Proteins found in one Oryza glaberrima chromosome 4, OglaRS2, whole genome shotgun sequence genomic segment:
- the LOC127771176 gene encoding probable serine/threonine-protein kinase PBL7, whose amino-acid sequence MGCFPCFDSRMGEEEEEELYYGKGGARGGGNGGGALSAAAAAAASSSGVGGGGWEGTSTAAPRVEKISAGARGRGNATVKKELSALKDANGNVISAQTFTFRQLAAATRNFREECFIGEGGFGRVYKGRLDGTGQIVAIKQLNRDGTQGNKEFLVEVLMLSLLHHQNLVNLVGYCADGDQRLLVYEYMPLGSLEDHLHDLPPDKVPLDWNTRMKIAAGAAKGLEYLHDKAQPPVIYRDFKSSNILLGEDFHPKLSDFGLAKLGPVGDKSHVSTRVMGTYGYCAPEYAMTGQLTVKSDVYSFGVVLLELITGRKAIDSTRPHVEQNLVSWARPLFNDRRKLPKMADPGLEGRYPMRGLYQALAVASMCIQSEAASRPLIADVVTALSYLASQKYDPNTTPSSKKAGGGEAGRALSRNDEAGSSGHKSPSSKDSPREQQLPGILNDRERMVAEAKMWGENWREKRRAAATTSSNAQVSLDSPTETG is encoded by the exons atggGTTGCTTCCCGTGCTTCGATTCGaggatgggggaggaggaggaggaggagctgtaCTACGGGAAGGggggagcgcgcggcggaggcaaTGGGGGTGGCGCTTtgtcggctgctgctgcggcggcggcgtcgtcctccggcgtcggcggcggtgggtgggagGGGACGtctacggcggcgccgcgcgtcGAGAAGATCTCCGCAG GGGCTAGGGGGAGAGGCAATGCCACCGTGAAGAAGGAGCTCTCGGCTCTCAAGGATGCCAATGGCAATGTCATCTCCGCGCAGACGTTCACCTTCCGCCAGCTCGCTGCGGCGACGAGGAACTTCAGGGAGGAGTGCTTCATTGGGGAAGGAGGGTTTGGGCGCGTTTACAAGGGCCGGTTGGACGGCACTGGCCAG ATTGTTGCTATAAAACAGCTCAATAGGGATGGTACTCAAGGAAACAAAGAATTTCTAGTGGAGGTTCTCATGCTTAGTTTGCTGCATCATCAAAACCTTGTTAATTTGGTTGGTTATTGCGCCGATGGAGATCAACGCCTTCTTGTGTACGAGTACATGCCCCTCGGATCATTGGAAGATCATTTGCATG ATCTCCCTCCTGATAAGGTTCCCTTGGATTGGAACACTAGGATGAAAATCGCAGCAGGTGCGGCTAAAGGTCTGGAGTACCTTCATGACAAGGCTCAACCACCAGTTATATATAGGGACTTCAAGTCATCAAATATTCTATTGGGCGAGGATTTCCATCCAAAGCTTTCAGACTTTGGTCTTGCTAAATTGGGTCCCGTTGGTGACAAGTCTCACGTCTCTACACGTGTGATGGGAACATATGGATATTGTGCTCCGGAATATGCTATGACGGGACAGCTTACAGTTAAATCGGATGTTTATAGCTTCGGAGTAGTCCTGCTTGAGTTGATTACTGGCCGGAAGGCCATTGACAGTACCAGACCACATGTAGAACAAAACCTTGTCTCATGG GCGCGACCTCTTTTCAACGACAGGCGGAAGCTCCCAAAGATGGCTGACCCGGGGCTGGAGGGACGATATCCGATGCGCGGGCTCTACCAAGCGCTCGCGGTGGCATCAATGTGCATCCAGTCGGAGGCCGCGTCCCGACCTCTCATCGCCGATGTCGTGACCGCGCTCTCCTACCTGGCGTCCCAAAAGTACGATCCCAACACGACGCCGTCCTCAAAGaaggccggcggtggcgaggccggGAGGGCGCTGTCCAGGAACGACGAGGCGGGCAGCTCCGGCCACAAGTCGCCGTCGAGCAAGGACTCCCCCCGGGAGCAGCAGCTCCCGGGGATCCTCAACGACAGGGAGAGGATGGTGGCGGAGGCGAAGATGTGGGGGGAGAACTGGCGGGAGAagaggcgcgccgccgccaccacctccagcaATGCCCAGGTGAGCCTGGATTCGCCTACCGAAACCGGTTAA
- the LOC127770418 gene encoding dihydrolipoyllysine-residue succinyltransferase component of 2-oxoglutarate dehydrogenase complex 1, mitochondrial-like isoform X2, which produces MASRIASRLLRRSNATLGLIRSYSHARNYSSQLSALIPIGSQSSKLTRRYYLPNASPYQLWSRSFASDNGDQVEAVVPFMGESVTDGTLANFLKKPGDRVEADEPIAQIETDKVTIDVASPEAGVIEKFIASEGDTVTPGTKVAIISKSAAPAETHVAPSEDSTPKETPPKAEETKPKVEEKSPKAEPPKMQAPKPLPSKTSPTEPQLPPKERERRVPMPRLRKRIANRLKDSQNTFAMLTTFNEVDMTNLMKLRSDYKDEFVTKHGVKLGLMSCFVKAAVTALQNQPIVNAVIDGDDIIYRDYVDISVAVGTSKGLVVPVIRDADNMNFADIEKGINALAKKATEGALSIDEMAGGTFTISNGGVYGSLISTPIINPPQSAILGMHSIVQRPVVVDGNILARPMMYLALTYDHRLIDGREAVYFLRRIKDVVEDPRRLLLDI; this is translated from the exons ATGGCGTCCCGCATCGcctctcgcctcctccgccgctccaACGCG ACTCTAGGCCTCATCAGGAGTTATTCACATGCCAGGAACTACAGCAGTCAACTTTCAG CTCTTATTCCAATTGGTTCCCAGAGCTCAAAGCTTACAAG ACGTTATTACTTGCCAAATGCCTCTCCGTACCAACTCTGGAGTAGGTCATTTGCATCTGACAATG GAGACCAGGTTGAAGCTGTTGTCCCTTTCATGGGTGAATCTGTAACTGACGGAACTCTTGCTAACTTCTTGAAGA AACCTGGTGACAGAGTTGAGGCTGATGAGCCCATAGCACAGATTGAAACTGATAAG GTTACTATAGATGTTGCTAGTCCGGAAGCTGGTGTTATTGAAAAG TTCATTGCTAGCGAAGGTGATACTGTTACTCCAGGCACCAAAGTTGCTATCATATCAAAGTCTGCGGCACCAGCTGAAACACATGTTGCTCCGTCTGAGGATTCAACCCCAAAAGAAACGCCTCCAAAAGCTGAGGAGACAAAACCAAAAGTAGAAGAGAAGTCACCAAAAGCAGAACCTCCCAAGATGCAAGCACCAAAGCCTCTGCCATCCAAAACCTCCCCTACAGAACCACAGCTCCCTCCAAAAGAACGAGAACGGAGG GTGCCAATGCCAAGGCTCAGGAAGCGTATTGCAAACCGTTTGAAGGATTCACAAAACACATTTGCAATGCTGACCACATTTAATGAAGTTGACAT GACTAATTTGATGAAGCTTCGGTCTGATTATAAGGATGAGTTTGTCACCAAGCACGGTGTCAAATTGGGTCTGATGTCCTGCTTTGTCAAG GCTGCTGTTACAGCACTTCAAAACCAACCAATTGTCAATGCTGTCATTGATGGTGATGACATCATATACAGAGACTATGTTGACATCAGTGTTGCTGTTGGTACTTCCAAG GGTCTTGTGGTGCCTGTTATCCGAGATGCTGATAACATGAACTTTGCGGACATTGAGAAAGGGATAAATGCCCTTGCAAAGAAGGCTACTGAGGGGGCACTCTCAATTGATGAGATGGCAGGAGGAACATTCACCATCTCTAACGGTGGTGTTTATGGAAGCCTTATCAGCACACCTATCATCAACCCCCCACAG TCTGCTATTCTTGGAATGCACTCCATTGTACAACGCCCTGTGGTCGTGGACGGCAACATTCTCGCGAGGCCGATGATGTACCTCGCGCTGACATACGACCACAGGCTGATCGACGGCAGAGAAGCTGTCTACTTCCTGCGCCGCATCAAGGACGTGGTTGAAGACCCACGGAGATTGCTCCTCGACATATAA
- the LOC127770418 gene encoding dihydrolipoyllysine-residue succinyltransferase component of 2-oxoglutarate dehydrogenase complex 1, mitochondrial-like isoform X1, which yields MASRIASRLLRRSNATLGLIRSYSHARNYSSQLSALIPIGSQSSKLTRRRYYLPNASPYQLWSRSFASDNGDQVEAVVPFMGESVTDGTLANFLKKPGDRVEADEPIAQIETDKVTIDVASPEAGVIEKFIASEGDTVTPGTKVAIISKSAAPAETHVAPSEDSTPKETPPKAEETKPKVEEKSPKAEPPKMQAPKPLPSKTSPTEPQLPPKERERRVPMPRLRKRIANRLKDSQNTFAMLTTFNEVDMTNLMKLRSDYKDEFVTKHGVKLGLMSCFVKAAVTALQNQPIVNAVIDGDDIIYRDYVDISVAVGTSKGLVVPVIRDADNMNFADIEKGINALAKKATEGALSIDEMAGGTFTISNGGVYGSLISTPIINPPQSAILGMHSIVQRPVVVDGNILARPMMYLALTYDHRLIDGREAVYFLRRIKDVVEDPRRLLLDI from the exons ATGGCGTCCCGCATCGcctctcgcctcctccgccgctccaACGCG ACTCTAGGCCTCATCAGGAGTTATTCACATGCCAGGAACTACAGCAGTCAACTTTCAG CTCTTATTCCAATTGGTTCCCAGAGCTCAAAGCTTACAAG AAGACGTTATTACTTGCCAAATGCCTCTCCGTACCAACTCTGGAGTAGGTCATTTGCATCTGACAATG GAGACCAGGTTGAAGCTGTTGTCCCTTTCATGGGTGAATCTGTAACTGACGGAACTCTTGCTAACTTCTTGAAGA AACCTGGTGACAGAGTTGAGGCTGATGAGCCCATAGCACAGATTGAAACTGATAAG GTTACTATAGATGTTGCTAGTCCGGAAGCTGGTGTTATTGAAAAG TTCATTGCTAGCGAAGGTGATACTGTTACTCCAGGCACCAAAGTTGCTATCATATCAAAGTCTGCGGCACCAGCTGAAACACATGTTGCTCCGTCTGAGGATTCAACCCCAAAAGAAACGCCTCCAAAAGCTGAGGAGACAAAACCAAAAGTAGAAGAGAAGTCACCAAAAGCAGAACCTCCCAAGATGCAAGCACCAAAGCCTCTGCCATCCAAAACCTCCCCTACAGAACCACAGCTCCCTCCAAAAGAACGAGAACGGAGG GTGCCAATGCCAAGGCTCAGGAAGCGTATTGCAAACCGTTTGAAGGATTCACAAAACACATTTGCAATGCTGACCACATTTAATGAAGTTGACAT GACTAATTTGATGAAGCTTCGGTCTGATTATAAGGATGAGTTTGTCACCAAGCACGGTGTCAAATTGGGTCTGATGTCCTGCTTTGTCAAG GCTGCTGTTACAGCACTTCAAAACCAACCAATTGTCAATGCTGTCATTGATGGTGATGACATCATATACAGAGACTATGTTGACATCAGTGTTGCTGTTGGTACTTCCAAG GGTCTTGTGGTGCCTGTTATCCGAGATGCTGATAACATGAACTTTGCGGACATTGAGAAAGGGATAAATGCCCTTGCAAAGAAGGCTACTGAGGGGGCACTCTCAATTGATGAGATGGCAGGAGGAACATTCACCATCTCTAACGGTGGTGTTTATGGAAGCCTTATCAGCACACCTATCATCAACCCCCCACAG TCTGCTATTCTTGGAATGCACTCCATTGTACAACGCCCTGTGGTCGTGGACGGCAACATTCTCGCGAGGCCGATGATGTACCTCGCGCTGACATACGACCACAGGCTGATCGACGGCAGAGAAGCTGTCTACTTCCTGCGCCGCATCAAGGACGTGGTTGAAGACCCACGGAGATTGCTCCTCGACATATAA